A single genomic interval of Sulfurovum sp. TSL6 harbors:
- a CDS encoding energy transducer TonB, with protein MFADKRMKQKRELAALLSMLFGAILMVVLVVSFSKDVEKKEKVKKEPLRYMKVKKVQQELKKPKPKPKPKKKSTPKAPLPDLGSMLGGIEMDIPEFELGNIAGNPNDLLGEIAKDAAMSEGTVDTKPRVVSRSPMEYPAIAMKKRINGYVIVNLLIDTDGSIEAAKVLQSSPPGVFDTAAISGIRSWRFSPGKYKGRPVKVWAKQKVRFDFN; from the coding sequence ATGTTTGCAGATAAACGCATGAAGCAAAAAAGAGAGCTTGCAGCACTCCTTTCGATGCTTTTTGGTGCTATCCTTATGGTAGTTCTGGTGGTATCTTTTAGCAAAGATGTAGAGAAAAAAGAAAAAGTCAAAAAAGAGCCTTTGAGGTATATGAAAGTTAAAAAGGTACAGCAAGAGCTCAAAAAGCCTAAGCCCAAACCAAAACCAAAGAAAAAATCAACACCAAAAGCACCCCTGCCAGACCTTGGTTCTATGTTGGGTGGTATCGAGATGGATATCCCTGAGTTTGAACTGGGAAACATAGCAGGTAATCCGAATGATCTTTTGGGGGAAATAGCCAAAGATGCAGCAATGAGTGAAGGTACAGTAGATACAAAACCAAGAGTGGTGTCAAGATCTCCTATGGAGTACCCGGCAATCGCTATGAAAAAGCGTATAAATGGGTATGTTATTGTAAATCTTCTCATCGATACAGATGGAAGTATTGAGGCTGCAAAAGTATTACAGTCCTCTCCCCCAGGTGTATTTGATACTGCAGCAATAAGCGGGATCAGGTCTTGGAGGTTTTCACCAGGTAAGTACAAAGGAAGACCTGTAAAAGTATGGGCAAAACAAAAAGTCAGATTTGATTTTAATTAA